A single region of the Deinococcus sp. KNUC1210 genome encodes:
- a CDS encoding bacterial transcriptional activator domain-containing protein, giving the protein MKTARTSTDADAAFPVEAGLVQDAAPHLQIRTFGRAEVLVDGKSAEWHAASAQDLCFYLLSFPAGRTRAQILDDLWGLEADHQSANRFRVTLHRLRGALGLPNSVTEAYGRYSLSAEVFQASDVQHFYAALQRAERAAAPEERMAAYRQVLGTYAGEYLPEFQTEWARQARQEHQAAFVRACTDLSAVYCELSDCREAVSTLTQALKLDPFIGENYHQKLMTCLSVTENRYAAIEHYRRFIRFLQDDLQDTPMSETAQLAERVKSGEHICKKMQGQEAPSTSLCPLTVDGVCPAGMQLLQLV; this is encoded by the coding sequence ATGAAGACAGCACGCACCTCCACTGACGCGGACGCGGCCTTTCCAGTCGAAGCGGGTCTGGTCCAGGACGCGGCGCCTCACCTTCAGATTCGCACCTTCGGGCGGGCCGAAGTGCTGGTCGACGGAAAGAGTGCAGAGTGGCATGCGGCCAGCGCACAGGACCTGTGCTTCTATCTGCTGTCGTTTCCGGCAGGCCGCACCCGTGCTCAGATTCTCGACGATCTGTGGGGGTTGGAAGCCGACCATCAGAGTGCCAACCGGTTCCGGGTTACGCTCCATCGTCTGCGGGGGGCGCTGGGGTTGCCAAATTCGGTCACCGAGGCCTATGGGCGCTACAGTCTGTCGGCAGAAGTCTTTCAGGCATCGGACGTGCAGCACTTCTACGCTGCCCTGCAACGGGCCGAGCGGGCTGCTGCTCCTGAGGAACGGATGGCGGCGTATCGGCAGGTCCTAGGCACCTACGCTGGCGAATACCTGCCCGAATTTCAGACCGAGTGGGCGCGTCAGGCTCGGCAGGAACATCAGGCCGCCTTCGTCCGGGCGTGTACCGACCTGTCTGCCGTGTACTGCGAACTCTCAGACTGCCGGGAGGCCGTGAGCACGTTGACGCAGGCCCTGAAGCTCGACCCGTTCATCGGTGAAAACTATCATCAGAAGCTGATGACCTGCCTGTCTGTCACCGAGAACCGGTACGCGGCCATCGAGCATTATCGCCGCTTTATCCGCTTCCTTCAGGACGATCTGCAGGACACGCCGATGTCGGAAACAGCTCAGCTTGCCGAGCGGGTCAAGAGCGGCGAGCACATCTGCAAGAAGATGCAGGGCCAGGAAGCGCCGAGCACCTCTCTCTGCCCCCTGACCGTCGACGGGGTGTGTCCAGCCGGGATGCAGCTCTTACAGCTCGTCTGA
- a CDS encoding helix-turn-helix transcriptional regulator has translation MIADHTTLRALRLEHGWTLAALSRETGVSVGVLSDLERGKCINEAVLMRLAEVYGLARHALPSPTLPPGLQELQSRPGQSLSAELISRLCRLEFRSGHDLSADEWQCLVVSLEGVD, from the coding sequence ATGATTGCCGACCACACGACTTTGAGGGCGCTGCGCCTGGAACATGGCTGGACGTTGGCGGCGCTGAGCCGGGAGACCGGAGTTTCAGTGGGCGTGCTCTCGGATCTGGAACGAGGGAAATGCATCAACGAGGCGGTGTTGATGCGGCTGGCAGAAGTCTACGGTCTCGCTCGCCACGCTCTCCCCTCCCCTACTCTGCCCCCAGGCCTCCAGGAACTTCAGTCCCGTCCCGGTCAGTCTCTGAGTGCTGAACTGATCAGCCGACTGTGCCGCCTGGAATTTCGGAGCGGCCACGACCTGAGTGCCGATGAGTGGCAGTGTCTGGTCGTCAGCCTGGAAGGAGTGGACTGA
- a CDS encoding TetR/AcrR family transcriptional regulator yields MSRWKPGARGRLEQAALALYSERGFEQTTVADIAERAGLAERTYFRHFTDKREVLFGGAGILQTLLEQEVANTPITVSPIETVAAALERIEIFSPERREASRQRQQIIAANPELQERELLKLASLSAALARVLQSRGAPETAALFAADAGMAIFRVAFERWTAPATQETFPQLVRAALAEFRVVITGSEHGEGSSER; encoded by the coding sequence ATGAGTCGATGGAAACCCGGCGCACGTGGCCGACTGGAACAGGCAGCACTGGCGCTGTACAGCGAACGAGGTTTCGAGCAGACCACGGTGGCCGACATCGCCGAGCGGGCAGGACTGGCAGAGCGCACGTACTTCCGGCACTTCACCGACAAGCGCGAGGTGCTGTTCGGAGGCGCCGGAATCCTGCAGACGCTGCTGGAACAGGAGGTCGCCAACACGCCGATCACCGTCTCGCCTATCGAGACGGTCGCAGCGGCTCTGGAAAGAATCGAGATCTTCAGCCCGGAGCGGCGCGAGGCTTCGAGGCAACGCCAGCAGATCATCGCCGCGAATCCGGAACTTCAGGAGCGAGAACTGCTGAAGCTCGCGTCGCTCTCGGCAGCGCTGGCGAGGGTACTGCAGAGCCGTGGTGCTCCGGAAACGGCTGCTCTTTTCGCCGCCGATGCAGGCATGGCGATTTTCAGAGTCGCCTTTGAACGCTGGACGGCACCCGCCACCCAAGAGACGTTTCCGCAACTGGTCCGAGCAGCACTCGCGGAATTCAGAGTCGTAATCACCGGATCAGAGCATGGTGAAGGCAGCAGCGAAAGATAA
- a CDS encoding universal stress protein has translation MMFERILVTTDGSTLGNLALPVAADLARTCQSALTVLYVKPPLISRSTYGDAAIFAEDVQTLQTQIDAEASHVLETARQLLGLPEVQTEQRTADGLSVGREILRAAADLGADLIVMSTHGRGGLAHLFLGSVAEEVMRRATVPVLVIRGPGADAATGAPAATAHAG, from the coding sequence ATGATGTTTGAACGCATTCTGGTGACCACCGATGGCAGCACTCTCGGAAACCTGGCGCTTCCGGTCGCCGCAGACCTGGCCCGCACCTGTCAGAGTGCTCTGACCGTGCTGTATGTCAAGCCGCCACTGATCAGTCGCTCGACCTACGGCGACGCGGCCATCTTCGCGGAAGACGTCCAGACGCTCCAGACGCAGATCGATGCCGAAGCCTCGCATGTTCTGGAGACTGCCAGACAGCTGTTGGGGCTGCCCGAAGTTCAGACCGAGCAGCGCACAGCAGACGGTCTCTCGGTCGGCAGGGAAATTCTCAGAGCAGCGGCAGACCTCGGCGCAGACCTCATCGTGATGAGTACGCATGGGCGCGGCGGGCTGGCCCACCTGTTTCTGGGCAGCGTGGCAGAGGAGGTGATGCGCCGGGCCACAGTGCCGGTATTGGTGATCCGCGGCCCCGGTGCAGATGCAGCCACAGGTGCGCCAGCGGCGACAGCGCATGCAGGCTGA
- a CDS encoding ParB/RepB/Spo0J family partition protein, with the protein MSNRFAKTSNSTGSLSSILNRSVELAAGKGSPLHSVLDEQLKVQSGEHVFLPVKQIVPNPGQPRRYFSPESLEQLAVSIRERGVLQPLMVRSLPNEQYEIVFGERRWRAAALAGLEVVPVLIRTLSDSEVKFISAIENLQREDLNRFDEVQFKLHLVAELLGIPEEQAAAQLKYLRTQAEDKDTVERRTRVAALFEQLGNESWISFVTNGLPVLNLPAFLVEPLRAGQLAYSKALLIARAPETYQQTLLEKVLLNDLSLNELRQELQNLSAPAAPSETAEVVRRLLAPKRLQQLQQQSPRKYQKVQSLLAELKTLMHSD; encoded by the coding sequence TTGAGCAACCGATTCGCCAAGACCAGCAACAGTACCGGCAGCCTCAGCAGCATCCTGAACCGTTCAGTCGAGCTGGCAGCTGGCAAAGGTTCACCTCTACATTCCGTGCTGGATGAGCAGTTGAAGGTACAGTCTGGCGAACACGTTTTTCTGCCGGTCAAGCAGATTGTCCCCAATCCTGGTCAGCCTCGACGCTACTTCAGTCCGGAATCGCTGGAACAACTCGCTGTCAGTATCCGGGAACGTGGCGTGCTTCAGCCGCTGATGGTTCGCTCACTTCCAAATGAACAGTATGAAATCGTCTTTGGTGAACGAAGGTGGCGGGCTGCTGCACTCGCAGGGCTTGAAGTCGTCCCTGTCCTGATCCGCACTCTCAGCGACTCTGAGGTTAAGTTCATTTCAGCTATAGAGAACCTGCAACGGGAAGACCTGAACCGATTCGATGAAGTTCAGTTCAAGCTGCATCTGGTAGCGGAACTGCTCGGTATACCTGAAGAGCAGGCGGCAGCTCAGCTCAAGTATCTGCGAACCCAGGCAGAAGACAAAGACACGGTCGAGCGCCGCACCAGAGTGGCCGCACTATTCGAGCAACTGGGAAACGAGAGTTGGATATCTTTCGTGACCAATGGGCTGCCTGTATTGAATCTCCCAGCGTTTCTGGTCGAACCGCTCCGGGCGGGTCAGCTGGCATATAGCAAGGCTTTGCTGATTGCCAGAGCACCGGAAACCTACCAACAGACACTGCTTGAAAAGGTGCTTCTCAATGATCTAAGCCTGAACGAGCTTCGTCAGGAACTACAGAATCTGAGCGCACCTGCAGCACCGTCAGAAACAGCAGAGGTAGTACGTCGCCTTCTGGCTCCAAAGCGTCTGCAACAGCTCCAACAGCAGAGCCCGAGGAAATACCAAAAAGTCCAGAGTCTGCTGGCTGAGCTGAAAACGTTGATGCACAGCGACTAA
- a CDS encoding HPP family protein, with product MKIREYMSSEVVTVTPQTLLSEARRQLEASGLRCLPVVEGRTLVGLLLASDLPGETAPDTEVQALMRSPNVTVTPNGAIERAAILMLQHDVRGLPVVDDHEQLVGVLTVSDLLGVLVAHPPVRLWG from the coding sequence ATGAAAATCAGGGAATACATGTCGAGTGAGGTGGTCACGGTCACGCCACAGACCCTGCTGAGCGAGGCACGACGGCAGTTGGAAGCGTCGGGCCTGCGGTGCCTGCCGGTCGTGGAGGGGCGCACGCTGGTGGGTCTGCTGCTGGCGAGCGATCTGCCGGGCGAGACAGCGCCAGACACTGAGGTGCAGGCATTGATGCGTTCGCCGAACGTGACGGTAACGCCCAACGGGGCCATCGAACGGGCCGCCATCCTGATGCTGCAGCATGATGTGCGTGGCCTGCCGGTGGTGGACGATCACGAACAGCTGGTCGGAGTTCTGACGGTCAGTGATCTGCTGGGTGTGCTGGTGGCACATCCACCTGTGCGTCTCTGGGGCTGA
- a CDS encoding EAL domain-containing protein — protein sequence MSDLSNLDLYREVLDTLPSALVVIDRNGLIVAANRAWTEFSSAHTDIASSAFAERNYLQLSTELMATAVATDGQTLVQGVQMIFAGGAEESWVYSWHSPQQGRWYQVRVTRMPHTPLLLIIHEDVTESRAVEDVLEDQIEFVRSLLLTSPDCLEVLSLEGKLLWRNGTAQRLLSLSVAEINTQEPGGADWFQSWPPDSQTAVRQALETARAGGRGTVQAYRAAPGGLQRYWDAVLTGIPGPDGLIYRVLVTSRDLTDIQPVKDEWINDPRYARQAFESTQQAWFSLDTEWRFQSLNERAQTILQHSTSELRHQSLWQVFPQLANTEASEHYHVAMRERRSVQFEYFHSPLASWFEIRLYPQSSGLTVYFRDIGVKKVEERAQHDRNTILEMTVQGAALHEILVQVALMVERQYPGYACTILLNQQGNLYTSAAPSLSPEFQRAVDGLEVREGAGVCGTAVFRGELVVVEDTMSAPSCTAFVDVMQANQLLACASLPIIDGLGVVLGALALYARQPGPFPTAVLTELDKARHLAAVAIEHHLLTRRLTYQTKHDALTGLANRVMFEERLQQAIGSSHETGSPVALLFLDVDDFKGVNDSLGHHAGDQVLRGLAERLQACVGPGDTLARMSGDEFTIILPLSTEDAAVQVAQCCLKALERPFLALDREIYLTASIGISVSPLGGQDAETLQRSADLAMYHAKTQKVGWALFETSLNHHAYERFQMAGYLRRAIELNELEVHYQPQVLLADHSIVAVEALLRWNHPVLGRVSPAQFIPVAEETGLIVALGHWVLREVCRQGMRWLQEGRPPIRVAVNVSALQFDRADFVPLVASCLQETRFPANHLELELTERLVMRNVEASVRRMEQLRELGVSISIDDFGTGASSLSYLPRLPINILKIDRSFITELRRDSANYLVVKAILNLAESLDLLAIAEGIETAEELQILRYLGCTLGQGYLFARPEPASEHRWFSVRSQES from the coding sequence ATGAGTGACCTTTCAAACCTGGACCTGTACCGAGAAGTGTTGGACACTCTGCCCTCTGCGCTGGTCGTGATCGACCGGAACGGCCTGATCGTGGCAGCCAACCGTGCCTGGACGGAATTCAGCTCCGCTCACACGGACATAGCTTCATCGGCATTTGCCGAAAGGAACTACCTTCAGCTGAGTACGGAACTGATGGCGACAGCTGTTGCCACCGATGGTCAGACGCTGGTGCAGGGTGTGCAGATGATATTCGCGGGCGGGGCTGAAGAGAGCTGGGTCTATTCGTGGCATTCTCCGCAGCAGGGACGCTGGTATCAGGTGCGCGTGACGAGAATGCCGCACACCCCCCTGCTGCTGATCATTCACGAGGACGTGACCGAAAGTAGAGCAGTTGAAGACGTTCTGGAAGATCAGATCGAGTTTGTCCGTAGCCTGCTGCTCACCAGTCCGGACTGCCTGGAAGTGTTGAGTCTGGAGGGAAAGCTGCTGTGGAGGAACGGAACGGCGCAGCGCCTGCTCTCCCTCTCGGTTGCCGAGATCAACACCCAAGAACCCGGGGGGGCGGACTGGTTTCAGAGCTGGCCACCTGATTCTCAGACTGCTGTCCGGCAGGCGCTGGAGACAGCCAGAGCAGGTGGCCGGGGTACGGTGCAAGCTTACCGTGCCGCGCCCGGTGGCCTACAGCGTTACTGGGACGCGGTGCTGACTGGCATACCGGGTCCAGACGGTCTGATCTACCGGGTGCTGGTCACTTCACGCGATCTGACAGACATTCAGCCGGTCAAGGACGAGTGGATCAATGATCCCAGGTATGCCCGGCAGGCCTTCGAGAGTACTCAGCAGGCCTGGTTCTCGCTGGATACCGAGTGGCGTTTTCAGTCGCTGAACGAGCGGGCCCAGACGATCTTGCAGCACTCCACCTCGGAACTGCGGCATCAGAGTCTGTGGCAGGTCTTTCCTCAGCTCGCGAACACCGAAGCGTCTGAGCACTATCACGTGGCCATGCGAGAGCGGCGCAGCGTGCAGTTCGAGTATTTTCATTCCCCCCTGGCCTCCTGGTTTGAAATCCGCCTCTATCCTCAGTCCAGCGGCCTGACGGTCTATTTCCGTGACATCGGCGTCAAGAAGGTCGAGGAGCGGGCACAGCATGACCGCAACACCATTCTGGAGATGACGGTACAGGGCGCGGCGCTGCACGAGATTCTGGTGCAGGTGGCACTGATGGTCGAGCGTCAGTATCCGGGCTATGCCTGCACCATTCTGCTGAACCAGCAGGGCAATCTCTATACCTCCGCTGCGCCGAGTCTGTCTCCTGAATTTCAGAGGGCTGTCGATGGACTGGAGGTCCGAGAAGGAGCGGGCGTCTGCGGCACGGCAGTTTTCCGGGGCGAACTGGTGGTGGTCGAAGATACGATGAGTGCGCCGTCGTGTACGGCTTTCGTGGATGTCATGCAGGCCAATCAGCTGCTGGCCTGCGCCTCGTTGCCGATTATCGATGGCCTCGGTGTGGTGCTGGGTGCTCTGGCTCTGTATGCCCGGCAGCCGGGTCCCTTTCCAACTGCGGTGCTGACCGAACTGGACAAGGCCCGGCATCTGGCGGCTGTCGCGATCGAACATCACCTCCTGACCCGGCGGCTGACCTATCAGACCAAACACGACGCCCTGACCGGCCTTGCCAACCGTGTGATGTTCGAGGAGCGGCTGCAACAGGCCATCGGCAGTTCGCATGAAACGGGGAGCCCTGTTGCCCTGCTGTTTCTCGATGTCGATGATTTCAAGGGGGTCAACGATTCCCTGGGCCATCACGCCGGAGATCAGGTGTTGCGCGGACTGGCCGAGCGGCTTCAGGCCTGCGTGGGGCCGGGCGATACGCTGGCGAGGATGAGTGGCGACGAGTTCACCATCATCCTGCCGCTCTCCACAGAAGACGCCGCCGTACAGGTCGCGCAGTGCTGTCTGAAGGCGCTCGAACGTCCATTTCTGGCCCTCGACCGGGAGATCTATCTCACCGCGTCCATCGGCATCAGCGTCTCGCCGCTGGGGGGACAGGACGCCGAAACACTCCAGCGCAGCGCTGATCTGGCGATGTACCATGCCAAGACGCAGAAGGTCGGCTGGGCGCTCTTCGAGACCTCGCTCAACCACCATGCCTATGAGCGCTTCCAGATGGCTGGCTACCTGCGCCGGGCTATCGAACTGAACGAGCTGGAAGTGCATTATCAGCCGCAGGTGCTGCTGGCCGACCACAGCATCGTGGCAGTCGAGGCGCTGCTGCGCTGGAATCATCCGGTGCTCGGCAGGGTGTCGCCTGCTCAGTTCATTCCGGTCGCCGAGGAAACGGGGTTGATCGTCGCACTGGGTCACTGGGTCCTGAGGGAAGTGTGTCGTCAGGGGATGCGATGGCTGCAGGAGGGTCGCCCGCCGATCCGGGTGGCGGTGAATGTCTCGGCTCTGCAGTTCGACCGCGCCGACTTCGTGCCGTTGGTGGCCTCGTGCTTGCAGGAGACGAGATTTCCTGCCAACCATCTGGAACTCGAATTGACCGAGCGGCTGGTGATGCGAAACGTCGAGGCCTCGGTTCGCCGGATGGAGCAGCTGCGCGAGCTGGGCGTGTCTATCTCGATTGACGATTTCGGGACCGGCGCTTCGAGCCTGAGCTATCTGCCCCGTCTGCCGATCAACATTCTGAAGATCGACCGCTCGTTTATCACGGAACTGCGCCGAGACTCTGCCAATTATCTGGTCGTGAAGGCCATCCTGAATCTGGCAGAGAGCCTCGATCTGCTGGCAATCGCCGAAGGCATCGAGACGGCAGAGGAGTTGCAGATTCTTCGGTATCTGGGCTGTACGCTGGGACAGGGCTACCTGTTCGCACGTCCTGAACCCGCCAGCGAGCACCGCTGGTTCTCGGTCCGGTCACAGGAATCCTGA
- a CDS encoding ParA family protein, with translation MQIIATLSLKGGVGKTTIAMHLATVIAEDHPLVTVLDADEEVSALRWQQHALADGVRLPFQVIPADRNSFMRQAKDLARAGHVVVIDTPPNNREVLKSAATIADVVLVPVLPTGLDVDRLGTTLDLLRDLEAALDEFNYAVVLNRYDARKGMAKEANQALDNLPRLTTVIRALASYEKAFGHVPSDLVQFREIWNELTASTVPAEVVP, from the coding sequence GTGCAAATCATTGCTACCCTGAGTCTGAAAGGCGGCGTGGGAAAGACCACTATCGCCATGCATCTCGCCACGGTTATCGCAGAAGACCACCCGCTCGTGACAGTGCTAGACGCAGATGAGGAGGTGAGTGCGCTCCGCTGGCAACAGCATGCCCTGGCAGACGGTGTGCGTCTCCCCTTTCAGGTGATTCCGGCAGACCGCAACAGCTTTATGCGCCAGGCCAAAGACCTCGCCCGCGCCGGACATGTCGTGGTGATCGATACACCGCCCAACAACCGCGAAGTGCTCAAAAGTGCTGCCACCATCGCAGATGTGGTCCTGGTGCCGGTATTGCCCACAGGACTGGATGTCGACCGACTCGGTACCACGCTCGACCTGCTGCGAGACCTGGAAGCAGCCCTTGATGAATTCAATTACGCCGTCGTACTCAACCGGTATGACGCCCGTAAGGGAATGGCGAAGGAGGCCAATCAGGCCCTCGACAATCTGCCCCGGCTAACTACTGTTATCCGTGCACTGGCATCTTATGAAAAAGCTTTCGGCCACGTTCCTTCAGATCTGGTTCAGTTCCGAGAAATCTGGAATGAACTTACCGCCAGCACGGTTCCCGCCGAGGTGGTGCCTTGA